The proteins below come from a single Zea mays cultivar B73 chromosome 8, Zm-B73-REFERENCE-NAM-5.0, whole genome shotgun sequence genomic window:
- the LOC103636604 gene encoding putative cysteine-rich receptor-like protein kinase 35 gives MAMPSLLRFLVLLTAGAAVSQVVAAWVDCGDASPSPPPYSSSPSPSPSSTPANGSSNAPFRANLMTLLDALPRAAAPTGFASLSLGAGRDRAFVRGLCRGDFDPPRCLAELQEAVRTLGGSCPSSSRRGAVWLDVYVAYADTNVSTPREDDVRMVLYDTRLVAHPAAYLQAYSALMGTLVARAVGGGGGEAGTSRQFFATGEANYASDDPNGTMYGLVQCMRDITAADCVHCLQASVPQLPCCKGNQGGVVLAYNCYLRIQVYTYYDLALDAPPPAAEPAPPVPSPPPAGETSGTGTRPRNTIVLLAVVVPLGTLLLLAFVVAGVYLRRRRGVVVEERGRERGCTAVEDEPSMTYVHPEKFTLAALRVATGNFAAGNKLGEGGFGEVFKGRLEDGHPVAVKRLSKGSSQGFDELKNELILAAKLKHRNLVQLLGVCLEESEKLVVYEYVPNRSLDTVLFDAGRRPQQALEWSERYKIIRGIARGLLYLHEESRLRIIHRDLKPSNVLLDSDMTPKISDFGLARAFWGDESRGVTRRPVGTLGYMAPEYAYYGHVSTKSDMFSFGVIVLEIMTGQRNSSPSVEDGSSNRNLLSYVWDQWRRGSVAEVVDASPCAGGQCAGTEALSCVQIGLLCVQKDPRSRPDASEVVLMLEGRCAIQQKPSRPAFYSGHISVASARRAARGSAVSYGRLSAIGTVSENGVTVSELDPR, from the exons ATGGCCATGCCGTCTCTCCTCCGCTTCCTCGTCCTCCTCACCGCAGGCGCCGCCGTCTCGCAGGTCGTCGCCGCATGGGTGGACTGCGGCGACGCCTCGCCATCGCCTCCTCCATATTCGTCCTCCCCTTCGCCGTCACCATCATCGACGCCCGCCAACGGCAGCAGCAATGCGCCGTTCCGCGCGAACCTCATGACGCTCCTGGACGCGCTCCCGCGCGCCGCGGCGCCCACGGGGTTCGCGTCCCTCTCCCTCGGGGCCGGCCGCGACCGCGCCTTCGTCCGGGGCCTCTGCCGTGGGGACTTCGACCCTCCCCGGTGCCTCGCGGAGCTGCAGGAGGCCGTGCGCACCCTCGGCGGCAGCTGCCCCAGCAGCAGCCGCCGCGGCGCCGTGTGGCTGGACGTGTACGTCGCCTACGCCGACACCAACGTCTCGACCCCCCGCGAGGACGACGTCCGCATGGTCCTCTACGACACGCGCCTGGTAGCCCACCCGGCCGCCTACTTGCAGGCGTACAGCGCGCTGATGGGGACCCTGGTGGCGCGCGcggtgggcggcggcggcggtgaggCAGGGACGTCGAGGCAGTTCTTCGCGACCGGGGAGGCAAATTACGCCAGCGACGACCCCAACGGCACCATGTACGGGCTGGTGCAGTGCATGAGGGACATCACGGCGGCGGACTGCGTGCATTGCCTGCAGGCCTCGGTGCCGCAGCTGCCGTGCTGCAAGGGGAACCAGGGGGGCGTCGTGCTGGCCTACAACTGCTACCTGAGGATCCAGGTATACACCTACTATGACCTGGCGCTCGACGCGCCACCTCCAGCTGCTGAACCGGCGCCGCCGGTcccctcgccgccgcccgctgggGAAACAAGCG GAACGGGGACGAGACCAAGAAACACCATCGTACTCCTTGCCGTCGTCGTTCCACTCGGGACGCTACTCCTCCTCGCGTTCGTGGTGGCTGGTGTTTACTTGCGAAGGAGAAGAGGCGTCGTCGTCGAAGAGAGGGGACGTGAGCGCGGGTGCACGGCGGTCGAGGACGAGCCCAGCATGACCTACGTTCACCCGGAGAAATTCACTCTGGCGGCGCTGAGGGTGGCAACCGGCAACTTCGCTGCGGGAAACAAGCTGGGAGAGGGAGGTTTTGGAGAAGTTTTCAAG GGCAGGCTTGAGGATGGACACCCCGTTGCAGTGAAAAGGCTCTCCAAGGGCTCCTCGCAGGGTTTCGACGAGCTGAAAAACGAGCTCATTCTCGCCGCCAAGCTGAAGCACAGGAACCTCGTCCAGCTTCTTGGGGTTTGCCTGGAGGAATCGGAGAAGCTGGTCGTGTACGAGTACGTGCCAAACCGGAGCCTGGACACCGTCCTTTTCG ATGCAGGGAGACGGCCGCAGCAAGCGCTGGAGTGGAGCGAGAGATACAAGATCATCCGCGGGATCGCGCGCGGCCTGCTGTACCTCCACGAGGAGTCCCGGCTGCGGATCATCCACCGGGACCTCAAGCCCAGCAACGTCCTGCTGGACTCCGACATGACTCCCAAGATCTCGGACTTCGGCCTGGCCAGAGCGTTCTGGGGAGACGAGTCCAGAGGGGTCACCAGACGGCCTGTCGGAACCCT CGGGTACATGGCCCCGGAGTACGCGTACTACGGCCACGTCTCGACCAAGTCGGACATGTTCAGCTTCGGGGTCATCGTCCTCGAGATCATGACCGGCCAAAGGAACAGCAGCCCGTCGGTTGAAGACGGCAGCAGCAACAGGAACCTGCTGAGCTAC GTCTGGGACCAGTGGAGGCGCGGATCCGTGGCGGAGGTGGTGGACGCGTCGCCGTGCGCGGGCGGCCAGTGCGCCGGGACCGAGGCGCTCTCCTGCGTGCAGATCGGGCTCCTGTGCGTGCAGAAGGACCCCAGGTCCAGGCCAGACGCGTCGGAGGTCGTCCTGATGCTGGAGGGACGGTGCGCGATCCAGCAGAAGCCGTCAAGGCCGGCGTTCTACTCCGGCCACATCAGCGTCGCCTCGGCGCGGCGTGCTGCACGCGGAAGTGCGGTGAGCTACGGGCGTCTTTCTGCGATCGGGACTGTTTCCGAGAACGGCGTTACAGTTTCGGAGCTCGACCCGCGGTAG